GCACGGACGATCAGACGACCGACCCGCGCCTGACTCGACGCCTGGGCAGCGAGCTCGCGGCCCGCGGCGTCGAGGTCAACGTCGACCTGCGCCCGGACGGCCACGCCATGCTGCGTCAGGCGCGGCACTGGCACCGCGAGACCGCAGCCTTCGTCACCGCCGCCCTCCTCTGACCCGGACGTGGCCAGCCCGACTCGCGGTGGGTTTTTGAGGTCTGTGCGGCCTGTAGACCTCAAGAACCCACCGCAGAACGTTCGTCTGAAGTCCAGCGGTACGTTTTGCGGGTGAGCCAGTCCCGTCGGCAGGTCGTGATCGCCATCCTCGGCGTACTCGTCGCGGCTGCCTGCCTGCGACCGGCGATCACGTCGTTCGGTCCCGTGCTCGACCGGATCGCCGCCGATACCGGACTCAGCGCCGGCGTCTTGGGCATCTTGGGCTCGCTCCCCCTGGTGATGTTTGGTCTTGTCTCACCGTGGGTGCACCGCATGGCCGCCCGACTGGGCACCGAACGTCTGCTCGCGACCGCTCTCGGGATCCTCGCAGTGGGTACGGCGCTGCGCTCCGTCCCCGGAAATGTCCTGCTATGGCTGGGAACTGTACTCATCGGCGGCGCGATTGCGGTCGGCAACGTGCTCGTGCCATCGATCGTCAAGCGCGACTTCGGCAAGCGCATGTCGCTGATGACCTCGCTCTACACGGCCGTCATGGGCGGCATGGCAGCGCTGGCCAGCGGGCTCGCCGTCCCGATCGCCGACGCGACCGGGACCTGGCGGTGGGCGCTTGGCGGCTGGCTCGCGCTGGCCGTCGCCGGCTGTGCGATCTGGACCGTGCGCCCCAACCAGGATGACGTCGACGCGCAGGCGGCGACGTCGGGCAGTACGTCGGTCTGGCGGGTCCCGACTGCCTGGTATGTCTCGCTATTCATGGGGTTCCAGTCGTCGGTCTTCTACATGACGATCACCTGGCTGCCGACCTACGAGACCGACCACGGCTACACCGCCGCGACCGCAGGCTGGCACCTGTTTGCCTACCAGGTCACCGGAATCCTCTGCGGGTTCGCGATCGCCATTCCGCTCGATCGCAGCCGCAGCCAGAGCACGATCGCCGCCGCCGTATCGATCTGGATGGTGCTCGCCGTACTCGGCATGCTCCTCTTCCCCGACGTGATGTGGCTGTGGGCCGTGCTCGGTGGCGTCAGCTCCGGTGCCTCGTTGGTGGTCGCACTCTCGCTCATCGGCCTGCGCAGCCGCACGCACTCCAGCACCGTCCGCCTGTCCGGCATGGCCCAGTCGGTCGGCTACCTGATCGCCGCCGCGGCCACCGTCGGAGCCGGCGCGATCGTCGAGACGTCGTCCAGCCGCGGACTGCTGGTCGCGATGGCGATTATTGCTGCGATACAGACGATCTTCGGCGTACTCGCCGGTCGGGACGTCTACGTCGACGACGCCGTGACCGCTCGAGTCTGAGCCTCACACGCCCGCTGGCGGGCGGTGCGGAGCCCGGCTGATCACCGGCAGACGGCGTAGCCACAGCCAGACGCCGTGCACCCGGATCAGCGCCTGCGTGCGGATCGAGACCAGGGGCAGCCGCGCCGCGGTCAGCAGCCGCCGACTCACTCGGGCCCGCGTCGGCGTGCCGCGGAACGCCGCATGAAACTTCGCCTCGTCGGCTCCGTCGTCGTGCAGCGCGATGCTGATCGCGACATCGTCGGCACGCAGCCGAAACCGCATCCGATAGCGCCCAGCCACCTCATAGAACGGCGAGACGTAAAACTGCTTGCCGACCTCCGCCGGGCCGTCGCGCAGCTCTGCCGGGTCGATGACGTAGGCGTGCCGCTCGCCGTAGGTGTTGTGCACCTCGGCCACGATCCAGACCGGCTGGCCATCGGCCGCGAGGCACCAGTGGACGGTGAGCGGGTTGAAGACATAACCGGCAGTCCGAGGCGCGGTCAAGGTAACGACACGCTGCACCTCGTCGGTCTCGCGACCCTGAAACGTCAGGAACCGCAGGACGTTTTCCTTCAGACTCGCGCCGGGGTCACCCAAATGGTCGGCCGCACGGAAGAGCTCGCGGCCCAGCAGCGAGCGCGGTACGTCGTCCAGATCGATCAGCCAGAGGTACGTCGAGTGTGCGAACTTGTGCGCCACCGCCCCATGTCGCGCATGGCCCACCGTCCCGCGCACGAGCGCGGGAAGGTGCGGCGTGCTCGCGAGACTCACCAATGGACTCCGAAGTGCCGGGCGGCCTCGACACCCGAGCGCGCGCCGTCTTCGTGGAAGCCCCAGCCGTGGTAGGCCCCGGCGTACGCGACCTGCGCCGTGTTCAGCGACGGGAGCTGGCGCTGAGCCTGCACGGATTCCGGTGTATAGATGGGATGCGTGTAGACCATGGTCTCGATCTCGTCGGCGCGGGTCCACGCATCAGACGGGTTGAGCGTGACGAGGAACGGCCGCTCGGCGGGCAGGTGCTGCAGCTTGTTCATCCAGTAGGTGACCGTCGGCAGCTCGTCTTCGCCGTGGCACGAGGACATGCTGTAGTTCCAGGACGCCTGCGCCTGCCGAGCCCGCGGCAGCATCCGGAGGTCTCCGTGCAGCACAGTCTTGTTAGGCGTGTAGCCGAAAGCCCCGAGGACGCGCCGCTCTGCGTCGCTGGGGTTGCCGAGCAGCGCCAGCGCCTCGTCGGCATGCGTCGCGATCACGACCTTGTCGACGTCAGTGTGCTCAGTGCCGTGATGGACCCGGACGACCTCACCGCGCTCGATGCCGCGGACCTCGCTGGCCACGCGCACATCAGGGAGCAGATCGGCGATCTTCTGCACATATACCTGCGATCCACCGACGACGGTGCGCCACTGTGGGCTTCCGCTCAGCGACAGCATCCCGTGATGGCGCAGGAACTCGAAGAGGTAGCGCGCCGGGTACTGCAGCGCACTGCCGTGTCCCGAGGACCACACGCACGTGACGATCGGGATCGCGTAGTGGTTGATGAAGTACGCCGAAAACCCGCGCGACCGCAGCCATTCGCCGTACGGCTGGACATCGTCGTCGAGGCTGTCATGCAGATAGCTGATCGCTGCGCGGTGGAACCGCGGCACCTGCAGCAGCAACCGGGCGAACTGTGGACGCAGTACGGCGGTCGGCTGAGCCAGCACGCCTTTGGCGCCGCGGCCACCGGCGTACTCCAGCCCGCACCCCTGGCAGGCGATGCTCATGCTCATCTCGGTGGGCGTGGTGGGTACGCCGAGCTCGCCGAAGAGCTTGCGTAGCTGGGGGTAGGTGCGGTCGTTGTGCACGATGAAACCCGAGTCGACCGGCGTCACCCGGCCGTCAGCGTCCGGCACGGAGTGTGTGTGCGCGTGGCCGCCGAGCCGGCGTGCCCCCTCGAACAGCGTCACGTCGTACTGGCGCCGCAGCAGATATGCCGCGGTCAGCCCCGAAACTCCGGAGCCGATCACCGCGACCCGCTCGCGCGCGCCCGAGCGCGCACCCATGCTCATCGTCATGTCGGTCATTCGCACCGGGCCGGTATTTGGATTGCCACTCGCGTCACAGTAGTGCGCATACCATCGCTTCATGCCGATGACGACTCCGCGCGCCGTCGCCGTCTCTCGTGTGGTGGGCCTGGTGGCCGGTGTGATCGCCGCCGCCCTCGTGGTGGTCCTCGGGCCGTTCGGCATGGGCCTCGTACTCGGTCCGCCACTCGTGGCCCTTGGACTGCTGCTCGGGGTGGTCATCGGTGAGGCGGCCCTCCGCCGTCCGCGGCGGCCAACCACGCAAGGTTGGGTGCGCGCCCTGCCCTCGGCCGTGCCGCGCAACCTCACGATCGCCGTACTCGGCGCGCTGGTGCTGGTCGTGATCGGCGTCGTGGTCGCCTGGGTTACCGCCGACGACGACACGTTCGGGCGGGGCGGACGGGCACTGCGGATCGTGTGCGTGAGCGGGCAAAGTGCGACCGCAACTCCGTGGCCGGGATCGCACTTCAGCGTGCCTCTCGCGATCGCACTCGGGGCCGGCGTACTCGCAGCGGCCATCGGCCTGCTGCTGGTCGCGCGCCATCCGGCCGGAGGCACCGAGGAGGACGACCCGCGCAGGCTGCGCTCGCGGGCCGGCCGCGCCGTCGTCGAGGGCACCGTCGCGGTGATCACCGCGGGTCTGGGCAGCATCGCGCTGACCATGGGCACGGTGCTCGTCAACATCGCCTGCGCGCCTACCGGGCTACGGATCGCCGGCTGGGTGCTGCTCGTGCTGGCCGTGGTCGCGCTGCTCGTCGCGCTGCGCTACATCGGCCGGTTGATCTTCGGCCCGGCCGGCCGCGCTCCCAGGCACGGCGCCGACTAGTGCGCCCGGCTCGGTCATGTGACCAGGCCCGCAGCGCTCTGCCCGACCCCACCGCGCCGAACCTTCTAGGGTGAATGACGTGTCCGGAACCACCGTGCGCTCAGTGCACATCCCCGATCTCACCGACCTCGCGCACCGTTCGCCCTCGGCGGAGACGTTGTGCTGGCTGCGTGACGGGCGTGGGCTGATCGGCTGGGGCGTGCTCGACCGCCTCGAGGTCACCGGACCGTCGGCGATGACCGACGGTGCCGAGTGGTTTAACGAGCGCTGCACCGAGCTCGAGATCGCCGACGAGGTACGCCGCCCCGGCAGCGGCCCGATCGCATTCGTCTCCGGGGCCTTCGAGCCCGATGTCGCGCCGACCGTCTTCGTCATCCCCCGCGTGCTGATCGGGCGTGATGAGTTCGGGTCGTGGATGACCTACGCCGGCGAGCGCCCGGAGATCCCCGAACCGCACGATGTGCCCGAACCTGGCGAGGTGCAGTACGTCGACGGCGACCGCGACTCCGCCAGCTTCCAGCGCGCCGTACGCGAGCTTGTCGCGCGCATCGATGCCGGACGGCTCGACAAGGCCGTGCTCGCCCGTGACGTCTACGCGCACACCGAGCACGACCTCGACGTACGCCACCTCATCTCGCGGCTCATTGCGACGTACGACGGCTGCTGGACCTACAGCGTCGACGGTCTGGTCGGTGCGACGCCGGAGCTGCTGCTGCGCCTTGCCGATGGTCACGTCTACAGCCGCGTGCTCGCCGGCACCGAGTGGGGCCCGGACGCGCACGAGCGGCTGCGTTCGCGCAAGAACCTCGAGGAGCACGAGTACGCCGCCGTCTCGGCCGCGGCCGCGCTGGAGAAGGTGACCATCCGGCTGTCGGTGCCCGGCGAGCCGAAGGTGCTCAGCCTGCCCAACGTCAGCCACCTCGCCACCGAGATCCGCGGCGATGTCGCTGAGGGCATCACCGCCTGCGACGTCGCCGCGGCCATGCACCCGACGGCGGCCGTGGGTGGCACCCCCACCGATATCGCGCTGCGGATGATCCGTGAGCTCGAGGGCGCCGACCGCGACCGCTACGCCGGGCCCGTCGGCTGGGTCGACTCGCATGGCAACGGCGAGTTCGGCATCGCGCTGCGCGGCGGCATCGTGCGCGGGCCGCGCACCATCCAGCTCTACGCCGGCTGCGGCATCGTCGCGGGCTCGGACCCGCAGACCGAGTGGCAGGAGACCGAGGGCAAGTTCGCGGTCATGCGCCACGCCCTCGGCAGCGACAACCTCCCGTAGCGCTGCGTGCACGTTCTGCGGTGGAACCTCTAGCGCTATCGGCCGCATAGCGTTAGAGGTTCCACCGCAGGTCGGGCGTGAGGTGCTCGGTGAACGGACGGCGGCAACTACTAGGACGTAGTACAAAGTCCCGGTGAGCGCCCAGGTCTACGATGACCTTGTCGACAGCACTCGTCGGCACGAGTCTTTCGGAGGTCCGAGCATGATCGGCACCCGCGTCCTATCGGTCGGTCACTATCAGCCAGAGCGCGTCGTGACCAACGCCGAACTCGAGAAGATCGTCGACACCAACGACGAGTGGATCCAGCGGCGAGTCGGTATCCGCGAACGCCGCTGGGCCGGCCCGGAAGAGACCGTCGACATCCTCGCCCGCAAGGCGGCGCAGGACGCGCTGGATAAGGCCGGTATGCCGGCCAGCGACATCGACACCGTCATCGTCGCGACCTGCAGCGCCTTCGACCGCTCCCCCAACATGGCCGCCCGCGTGGCCGACCAGCTGAAGATCCCCAACGCGCCCGCGACGATCGATATCAACACCGCCTGCTCGGGCTTCCCGCACGCGATCGCCATTGCGCAGCAGGCCATCGCGTTTGGCTCGACCACCAACGCGCTCGTGATCGGCTCGGAGAAGCTCTCCGACGTCACGGACTTCACCGACCGCACGACCGCCGTACTCACCGCCGACGGAGCGGGCGCGATGGTGCTGACGGCCTCCGAGGACCAGCAGATCAGCCCGGTGCTGTGGGGGTCGGTGCCGGAGATGGGTGACGCCGTACGCATCGAGCGTTCCAACGACGACAAGTTCGCCCAAAACGGCCAGTCGGTGTTTCGGTGGACGACCACCGCGCTACCGAAGATCGCCCGCGAGATCCTCGAGCGCGCAAAGGTCGAGCCCGAGGACGTCGGTGTCATCGTGCTGCACCAGGCCAACCTGCGGATCATCGAGCCGCTGGCCCGCAAGATCGGCGCCGAGCAGGCCCTGGTCGCCACGGACGTCACCGAGTCCGGCAACACCTCGGCCGCCAGCATCCCGCTCGCGCTGTCGAAGCTGATGGAGCAGACCGACATTCCCACGGGTACGCCGATCTTGATGTTCGCCTTTGGCGGCGGCCTCTCCTACGCCGGCCAGGTCATCCAAGCCCCGTAGGCACTTAACTCACGACGTTGCGGACCGCGGCGAGGACCTGATCGCTCAGGCTCCGCCGCCGCTGCCGGTCGCGCATGCGGTCCACCCGCACCTCGACGACGTCGATCCCGTCAGGGGCGTTTGCTAGCGCAGCACGCAGGTCCGACTCGGTCCCGGCGCGGCGGTACGGCGTACTCGTCGCGGTGCATAACGCCTGCAGGTCGACGCCGTGCGGCGTGCCGAAGATGCGCTCGAAGTCTGCCGCGTACTCCTCGGCGCCCTGCTCGAGCGAGGCGAAGATGGCGCCCCCGTCGTTGTTGACGACGACGATGGTGAGGTTGGGCCGCGGCTCGTCCGGACCGATGACCAGCCCCGTCGAGTCGTGCAGGAACGCCAGATCGCCGAGTACGGCGACCGCACGCGACGCAGGGTTCTCGGCCTGGTGCGCGAGCGCGGCGCCGACCGCCGTGCTGACCATGCCGTCGATGCCGGCGGCACCGCGGTTGACGACCAGGCGCTGAGGGCGACGGATCGCCCGCTCGTCGAGGTCGCGGATCGGGTTGGACGAGGCGAGCACGAGCAGATCTGGTGCGGTGTCGGCAATCGCGGCCACGGCGCGGCCAGCGTCGAACTCGGTCGCGTCGGCGATGATCGTCCGGGCAGCCCGGCCAGCGGCGTGCCAGATGCGGCTGAACACCGGGTCGGCCGTGCCGCTGAGCGCAAGCCGGTCCGCGACGATCGGCGCCTGGCCGCGCCCCATCGGGTTGACGATCCGGTCGTGTTCCATCACGAAGGTGACGTTGATGTCGGGGTTGGCGACGAGCGCCGGGATCTGGCGGTTGAGCGTCGGGCGACCCACGACGAGTACCTCGTTCGGCCCGGCCACTTCCAGCAGCTCAGGCGACTTCAGCAAAAAAGTGCCTGCCTGCAAGCATTCTTTGCCCGCGGCGACGAGCGCCGTACTCGCCTCCACGTGCACCGGGAAGCCGAGCTTGGCGGCACCTTCGACCGCGTCGGCGGCGAGCTGGGGAGTCGTGTCGCCGATGACCACGAGGGTGCGCGGCTGGAGTGCGAGCTCACACTTCTCCTGCGGTGGCTGGATAGTTACCGCCGTAGCTTGTGGCGTGAAGTGGCGGTCCTGAGCGCTCGGGACGAGTGGCGGTGTCAGGCCAAGGTCCAGCTGCACGGGGCCTCGTGAGCCCACCGCCTTCTCGATGACGGCAAGCTTCTGGTCCCAGTCGGAGGGTTCGGTGTCGGCCAGGTGCACAGTCTCCCGGGCCGCGGACCCGAAGATCCCGATCTGGTCGATGGTCTGGTTGGCGCCGGTCCCTTGAGCCGACAGAGGCCGGTTTGCCGAGACCACGATGAACGGCGTACCCGACAGGTCTGCTTCGACGACCGCTGGCTGCAGATTGGCGATGGCTGTGCCCGAGGTGGCGCACACCGCTGTCGGCCGCCCGCTCCCCTTGGCTAGCCCGAGCGCAAGGAAGCCAGCGGTGCGCTCGTCGATGCGCACATGCAGCCGCAGCGCACCGGCCCGGTCGGCGTCAGCGAGCGCGAAGGACATCGGGGCGTTGCGGCTGCCCGGCGCAAGCACCACATCCCTTACGCCCCAGGCAATCATCGTGTCGACAGCGCGTCGCGCGAGGTCGGTTGCGCTCACTTCAGCAGCTCCCCCGCCCGCTGGAGACGGTCGAGCCAGCGTTGTCTGGTGGCGTCGTCGGCGGCAACCGCGGCTGCGCGGTCGGCATCGGGACGTGCCGCCGGTACGGCGATCTGGCCGTTGTGCGCGACGAGACTGCGGGTCGTCGCGTCGTCGGTCAGCAGCCGCACCGTGTTGAGCCCGCACGCGTAGGGCAGCTCGGGCAGGGCGGCGGCGAACGTTACCGAGGCGGCGATCCCGACACTGGTTTCCAGCGCGGACGAGACAACCAGCGGCAGCTCAAGCTGCGCGGCGAGCTCCCACGCGGCCTGCACACCGCCGAGCGGCTGCACCTTCACGACCGCAACATCGGCGGCTTCCTTGCGCTGCACCAGAAGTGGGTCCTCGGCCCGGCGGATCGACTCGTCGGCCGCGATCGGTACGTGGGTACGCCGGCGTACTGCGGCAAGGTCGTCGACGGTCGGGCAGGGCTGTTCGGCGTACTCCAGTCCCCCTGCGGCTGCGTCGATCTTGGCGAGCGCATCGATCGCTTGCTCAACATCCCAGTGGGCGTTGGCATCGACCCGAATCTTGCCGTCGGCGCCGAGCGCGTCGCGGACTGCTGCGACTCGGTCGCAGTCGTCGGTGAGCGACTGGCCGGGCTCGGCGACCTTGACCTTCGCCGTGCGGCAGCCGCCGCTGTCCCGGACGATCTCCGCGGCCCGGTCGGGGCCGACCGCGGGGACGGTGCAGTTGACCGGCACGGCATCCCGGACAGGTGCGGGGTACGGCGCCGCGGCATCGGCCAGCGCTCCGCTGAGCCAGCGGGAGGCAACCTCGTCGTCGTAGTCGAGGAACGGCGAGAACTCAGTCCATCCCGCTGCGCCGCGCCACAGCACGCCCTCCCGCTCGGTAATCCCGCGGAACCGCGTCCGCATCGGGATCGAGTAGACGATGACGTCGTCGGGATCGGGAAGTCGCACGGGCACCCGGTCACGGTACCGCTACTGCGGGATTAGCGGCGCCCGTACTCGGTTCAACGAGTGACGGCGCAACTGGATGCCGGTACGGCACGCGAGGCTCTGGCGGTGACGATCGCCTGGCCGGTTCCTCGGACCCGGCCGACAGTCACGCCGCGAGAGCGCGGTCCGTAGACTCACCGGGCGTGAGCACCGTTTCGGAGATTTTCGACGAGTCCAGCTGGCGCCCGGTCGACGGGTTCGACTTCACCGACATCACCTACCACCGCAGCGTGGGTGACGAGGAGGCGAAGTCGCGCGGCGTCGTGCGCATCGCGTTCAACCGCCCCGAGGTGCGCAACGCGTTTCGGCCCAACACCGTCGATGAGCTCTACCGCGCCCTCGACCACGCCCGCATGTCGACCGACGTGGGCGCCGTACTGCTCACTGGCAACGGCCCGTCGCCCAAGGACGGCGGCTGGGCATTTTGCTCCGGTGGCGACCAGCGCATCCGCGGCAAGGACGGCTACAAGTACGCCGATGGCACGACCAGTGACACGATCGACCCGGCCCGCGCTGGGCGGCTGCACATCCTCGAGGTCCAGCGGCTGATCCGCACGATGCCGAAGGTCGTTATTTGCGTGGTCAACGGCTGGGCGGCCGGCGGCGGCCACTCGCTACACGTGGTCTGTGACCTGACGCTGGCCTCGGCTGAGCACGGCAAGTTCAAGCAGACCGACGCCGATGTCGCGTCGTTTGACGCCGGGTTCGGTTCGGCGTACCTCGCCCGGCAGGTAGGGCAGAAGTTTGCCCGCGAGATCTTCTTCCTCGGACACAAGTACTCCGCCGAGGAGGCCCACCAGATGGGCATGGTCAACAAGGTCGTCCCGCACGCCGAGCTTGAGAGGGTGGCATTGGAGTGGGGCCGGGAGATCACCCGCAAATCCCCGACCGCGCAGCGCATGTTGAAGTTTGCCTTCAACCTCATCGATGACGGGCTCGTCGGCCAGCAGGTCTTCGCCGGCGAGGCGACTCGACTCGGCTACATGACCGACGAGGCTGCCGAGGGCCGCGACTCCTTCTTGCAGAAACGCGACCCCGACTGGTCGGCGTACCCCTACCACTTCTAATGAGCCGCGCGCTTCGGCTGCTTACGGTCGACCTCGCGCCGTCGCAGCGTGACATTGCAGCAATAGCAGCGATTCTCGACTCGCCGGACCACGCGATCATCCCGCTGCACGGCTCAGCCGAGGCCGCGCATCGCGCGCTTCGGGTGGAGCTTGAGGAGCCGTTGCCGGAGTACGCCGAGCCGACCGTGCTGGCCGTCGCGACGACCGGATCGACGGGCCGTCCGAAGCTCGTGCTGCACGGTGAGTCGTCGCTGCGCGCGTCGGTCGGCGCGACGGCTGTGCGCATGGGTGGGCACGGTCAGTGGCTGCTCGCGCTGTCTTTGCCGCATATTGCTGGGATTCAGGTCGTTCTGCGGTCTGCGGTTGCCGGCGAGGATGTCGTGACGGTGGGGCCGGGCGACGAGTTCGACGCCGGGTTTGCTGCGGCCGTCGGCCGGATGACCGGTCAACGCAGGTACACGTCTCTGGTGCCCACCCAGCTTCATCGGCTGGTGTCGTCCGAGGTCGGCCGCGAGGCTCTGGGCGAGCTGGACGCCGTACTGCTCGGCGGAGCCGCGGCCGAACCGGCGCTCGTCGACGAGGCCCGCTCTCTTGGCGTCGACGTACTGACGACCTACGGCATGAGCGAGACGGCCGGGGGCTGCGTGTACGACGGCGTACCACTCGACGGCGTCGACGTCGCGATCGAGGACGGGGTCGTCGTACTCCGCGGCCCAGTGGTCGCGCAGGGCTACCGCACCCCATTGCCGGACGACCCGTTCCGCGACGGCGGTTTCGTCACCAGCGACCTCGGCGAGATCGTCGATGGCCGGCTGCGAGTGCTCGGTCGTGCGGACGACATCATCGTCACCGGCGGCAAGAAGGTGGCGCCGCCGCGGGTGGAATCCGCCCTGCGTGGCTTGCGCGACGTGGCCGACGCCGTGGTGGTCGGCGTACCCGATCCCGAATGGGGTGAGCGGGTAGCCGCACTCGTCGTGGGGCGCCCCCGTGAGATCGACGCGCTGCGTGACGAGCTGCGCGGCGCACTCGAGGGCTACGAGCTCCCGCGGGAGGTGCGGTTTGTCGACGCGCTACCGCTGAAGGGCATTGGCAAACCGGACCGACAGGCGGCTCGGGCCTTGCTCATCGGCCAGTAGGCGCGTTTTCTCTCGGATCGGCGGCAACTTCTCTCGGATCGGCGGGATTAACGTTCGGATCGGCGGGAGGTTAGTCGCGGTCGGTGATCCGAAACTCGTCCTTGATACTCAGCTGGGCGACCTTGCGCTCCTCGATCCGCTTGGCCAGCTCGACGCGCCACGCCTTCAGCACCACGAACGACAGCGGAATCGAGATCAGCGCGGCGGCCAGCAGACCCGGCAGTCCGCGGAATCCGAACGCCCAAAAGATCATCCCGAGGATGACGAAGATCCCCAGCCGGCCGACGGCGTACGCCGCCATGAGGGCCGCGATGGGCTTGCTCCCGGCGGGCTCATCTGAGGCCTTCGAGACGCTGCTGCTCTCGTCGGGGTCGGGCTCGATCGGGTCATCGGCGGGGTCGCGCTCGGTCATGCTCATCCTTTAGCGGGGGCTGCGGCGGTGTCGTCGTGGGCGGTCACCGTCTCGGGGTCTGCCGCACCATTGTCCAGGCCGTCGTCGCCGCCGACGCGACCCTCCCACTTGGTCGAGAGCGCGATCGTCGTACGCGTCCGTGCGACACCGGGGATCTGCTGAATCTGCATCAGCGTGTGCTCTAGGTCAGCGATCGTCGGCACCCGCACCTTGACGACGTACGACTCGTCGCCGGCGACGAACATGCAGTCCTCGATCTCGGGAAGCCGCCGAAGCGACTCCAGCAGTGCGACGTCGTCGTCGGCCCCGCCGGAGATCCCCACCAGCGCCGTGACGCCCAGACCAATCGCCTCTTGGCTCACCGAGGCGTGATAACCGGTGATGACGCCGGCGGCCTCGAGCTTGCCGACGCGGTCATGCACGGCTGGCGACG
The nucleotide sequence above comes from Epidermidibacterium keratini. Encoded proteins:
- a CDS encoding CynX/NimT family MFS transporter; its protein translation is MSQSRRQVVIAILGVLVAAACLRPAITSFGPVLDRIAADTGLSAGVLGILGSLPLVMFGLVSPWVHRMAARLGTERLLATALGILAVGTALRSVPGNVLLWLGTVLIGGAIAVGNVLVPSIVKRDFGKRMSLMTSLYTAVMGGMAALASGLAVPIADATGTWRWALGGWLALAVAGCAIWTVRPNQDDVDAQAATSGSTSVWRVPTAWYVSLFMGFQSSVFYMTITWLPTYETDHGYTAATAGWHLFAYQVTGILCGFAIAIPLDRSRSQSTIAAAVSIWMVLAVLGMLLFPDVMWLWAVLGGVSSGASLVVALSLIGLRSRTHSSTVRLSGMAQSVGYLIAAAATVGAGAIVETSSSRGLLVAMAIIAAIQTIFGVLAGRDVYVDDAVTARV
- a CDS encoding DUF1365 domain-containing protein, which encodes MSLASTPHLPALVRGTVGHARHGAVAHKFAHSTYLWLIDLDDVPRSLLGRELFRAADHLGDPGASLKENVLRFLTFQGRETDEVQRVVTLTAPRTAGYVFNPLTVHWCLAADGQPVWIVAEVHNTYGERHAYVIDPAELRDGPAEVGKQFYVSPFYEVAGRYRMRFRLRADDVAISIALHDDGADEAKFHAAFRGTPTRARVSRRLLTAARLPLVSIRTQALIRVHGVWLWLRRLPVISRAPHRPPAGV
- a CDS encoding NAD(P)/FAD-dependent oxidoreductase yields the protein MTDMTMSMGARSGARERVAVIGSGVSGLTAAYLLRRQYDVTLFEGARRLGGHAHTHSVPDADGRVTPVDSGFIVHNDRTYPQLRKLFGELGVPTTPTEMSMSIACQGCGLEYAGGRGAKGVLAQPTAVLRPQFARLLLQVPRFHRAAISYLHDSLDDDVQPYGEWLRSRGFSAYFINHYAIPIVTCVWSSGHGSALQYPARYLFEFLRHHGMLSLSGSPQWRTVVGGSQVYVQKIADLLPDVRVASEVRGIERGEVVRVHHGTEHTDVDKVVIATHADEALALLGNPSDAERRVLGAFGYTPNKTVLHGDLRMLPRARQAQASWNYSMSSCHGEDELPTVTYWMNKLQHLPAERPFLVTLNPSDAWTRADEIETMVYTHPIYTPESVQAQRQLPSLNTAQVAYAGAYHGWGFHEDGARSGVEAARHFGVHW
- a CDS encoding isochorismate synthase, translating into MSGTTVRSVHIPDLTDLAHRSPSAETLCWLRDGRGLIGWGVLDRLEVTGPSAMTDGAEWFNERCTELEIADEVRRPGSGPIAFVSGAFEPDVAPTVFVIPRVLIGRDEFGSWMTYAGERPEIPEPHDVPEPGEVQYVDGDRDSASFQRAVRELVARIDAGRLDKAVLARDVYAHTEHDLDVRHLISRLIATYDGCWTYSVDGLVGATPELLLRLADGHVYSRVLAGTEWGPDAHERLRSRKNLEEHEYAAVSAAAALEKVTIRLSVPGEPKVLSLPNVSHLATEIRGDVAEGITACDVAAAMHPTAAVGGTPTDIALRMIRELEGADRDRYAGPVGWVDSHGNGEFGIALRGGIVRGPRTIQLYAGCGIVAGSDPQTEWQETEGKFAVMRHALGSDNLP
- a CDS encoding beta-ketoacyl-ACP synthase III is translated as MIGTRVLSVGHYQPERVVTNAELEKIVDTNDEWIQRRVGIRERRWAGPEETVDILARKAAQDALDKAGMPASDIDTVIVATCSAFDRSPNMAARVADQLKIPNAPATIDINTACSGFPHAIAIAQQAIAFGSTTNALVIGSEKLSDVTDFTDRTTAVLTADGAGAMVLTASEDQQISPVLWGSVPEMGDAVRIERSNDDKFAQNGQSVFRWTTTALPKIAREILERAKVEPEDVGVIVLHQANLRIIEPLARKIGAEQALVATDVTESGNTSAASIPLALSKLMEQTDIPTGTPILMFAFGGGLSYAGQVIQAP
- the menD gene encoding 2-succinyl-5-enolpyruvyl-6-hydroxy-3-cyclohexene-1-carboxylic-acid synthase — encoded protein: MSATDLARRAVDTMIAWGVRDVVLAPGSRNAPMSFALADADRAGALRLHVRIDERTAGFLALGLAKGSGRPTAVCATSGTAIANLQPAVVEADLSGTPFIVVSANRPLSAQGTGANQTIDQIGIFGSAARETVHLADTEPSDWDQKLAVIEKAVGSRGPVQLDLGLTPPLVPSAQDRHFTPQATAVTIQPPQEKCELALQPRTLVVIGDTTPQLAADAVEGAAKLGFPVHVEASTALVAAGKECLQAGTFLLKSPELLEVAGPNEVLVVGRPTLNRQIPALVANPDINVTFVMEHDRIVNPMGRGQAPIVADRLALSGTADPVFSRIWHAAGRAARTIIADATEFDAGRAVAAIADTAPDLLVLASSNPIRDLDERAIRRPQRLVVNRGAAGIDGMVSTAVGAALAHQAENPASRAVAVLGDLAFLHDSTGLVIGPDEPRPNLTIVVVNNDGGAIFASLEQGAEEYAADFERIFGTPHGVDLQALCTATSTPYRRAGTESDLRAALANAPDGIDVVEVRVDRMRDRQRRRSLSDQVLAAVRNVVS
- a CDS encoding o-succinylbenzoate synthase; its protein translation is MRTRFRGITEREGVLWRGAAGWTEFSPFLDYDDEVASRWLSGALADAAAPYPAPVRDAVPVNCTVPAVGPDRAAEIVRDSGGCRTAKVKVAEPGQSLTDDCDRVAAVRDALGADGKIRVDANAHWDVEQAIDALAKIDAAAGGLEYAEQPCPTVDDLAAVRRRTHVPIAADESIRRAEDPLLVQRKEAADVAVVKVQPLGGVQAAWELAAQLELPLVVSSALETSVGIAASVTFAAALPELPYACGLNTVRLLTDDATTRSLVAHNGQIAVPAARPDADRAAAVAADDATRQRWLDRLQRAGELLK
- a CDS encoding 1,4-dihydroxy-2-naphthoyl-CoA synthase, which produces MSTVSEIFDESSWRPVDGFDFTDITYHRSVGDEEAKSRGVVRIAFNRPEVRNAFRPNTVDELYRALDHARMSTDVGAVLLTGNGPSPKDGGWAFCSGGDQRIRGKDGYKYADGTTSDTIDPARAGRLHILEVQRLIRTMPKVVICVVNGWAAGGGHSLHVVCDLTLASAEHGKFKQTDADVASFDAGFGSAYLARQVGQKFAREIFFLGHKYSAEEAHQMGMVNKVVPHAELERVALEWGREITRKSPTAQRMLKFAFNLIDDGLVGQQVFAGEATRLGYMTDEAAEGRDSFLQKRDPDWSAYPYHF